Proteins encoded together in one Catellatospora citrea window:
- a CDS encoding NUDIX hydrolase, translating into MTQILHADAVRLLTDWRPPTDAEADWTQTIALLAQGPQVMGKPHLDGHVTASAIIVSHDRSRILLCLHGRHDIWCQLGGHLEPEDGDLAAAALREATEESGIAGLVVDPVPVDVDVHEVNCAGRPNRHYDVIFLVHAPADAVAQVSEESHELGWFAPDALPSPLGTDTARVVRNAMARLG; encoded by the coding sequence GTGACACAGATCCTGCACGCCGACGCCGTACGCCTGCTGACCGACTGGCGCCCGCCCACCGACGCCGAGGCCGACTGGACGCAGACGATCGCGCTGCTGGCGCAGGGCCCGCAGGTGATGGGCAAGCCGCACCTCGACGGGCACGTCACGGCCAGCGCGATCATCGTCTCCCACGACCGCTCCCGCATCCTGCTCTGCCTGCACGGCAGGCACGACATCTGGTGCCAGCTCGGCGGACACCTCGAACCCGAGGACGGCGACCTCGCCGCGGCCGCCCTGCGCGAGGCCACCGAGGAGAGCGGCATCGCGGGGCTGGTCGTCGACCCGGTGCCGGTCGACGTCGACGTGCACGAGGTCAACTGCGCGGGCCGGCCCAACCGGCACTACGACGTGATCTTCCTGGTGCACGCGCCCGCGGACGCGGTGGCGCAGGTCAGCGAGGAGTCGCACGAGCTCGGCTGGTTCGCCCCCGACGCGCTGCCCAGCCCGCTCGGCACGGACACCGCGCGCGTGGTGCGCAACGCGATGGCCCGGCTCGGCTGA
- a CDS encoding endonuclease V, which translates to MRVPHDPWPADQAEALRQQLALRARVEAGGPLPAVRTAAGLDVSYDGETGRAVAAAVVLDLATLTVVEAATATGEVTFPYVPGLLAFRELPVLVDALERLTVTPDVLVCDGYGVAHPRRFGLACHVGVLTGLPTFGVAKTPFTSAHAEPGPGRGDWLPLTEDEEVLGRVLRTQPKVKPVFVSVGHRVDLATATTLTLALAPRFRLPETTRHADQLSRRLLGGLYAAR; encoded by the coding sequence ATGAGGGTGCCGCACGATCCGTGGCCCGCCGACCAGGCAGAGGCACTGCGCCAGCAGCTCGCGCTGCGCGCGCGGGTCGAGGCGGGCGGGCCGCTCCCGGCCGTGCGGACCGCGGCCGGGCTGGACGTGTCGTACGACGGGGAGACCGGCCGGGCCGTGGCCGCCGCCGTCGTGCTGGACCTCGCCACGCTGACCGTCGTCGAGGCGGCCACCGCGACCGGCGAGGTGACCTTCCCGTACGTGCCGGGCCTGCTCGCGTTCCGGGAGCTGCCGGTGCTCGTCGACGCGCTGGAGCGGCTCACGGTCACGCCGGACGTGCTGGTGTGCGACGGCTATGGGGTCGCCCACCCGCGCCGGTTCGGACTGGCCTGCCACGTCGGGGTGCTCACCGGGCTGCCCACGTTCGGGGTGGCCAAGACGCCGTTCACCTCCGCGCACGCCGAGCCGGGTCCGGGCCGGGGCGACTGGTTGCCGCTGACCGAGGACGAGGAGGTGCTGGGCCGGGTGCTGCGCACCCAGCCGAAGGTCAAGCCGGTATTCGTCTCCGTCGGGCACCGCGTCGACCTGGCCACGGCCACCACGCTGACGCTGGCCCTGGCGCCGCGCTTCCGGCTGCCGGAGACGACCCGGCACGCCGACCAGCTCTCCCGCCGGCTGCTCGGAGGCCTGTATGCCGCCCGCTGA
- a CDS encoding YbaB/EbfC family nucleoid-associated protein — protein sequence MPPADPDANAALRARFDEVHAQYTHLRDNVGELQRDLAGLEVSVASADGMVTVVVGARGQLLRLRLHERAYAAHRPDRLAELITKTTRRAEQAAVEATAELVARVVPAETGVPELLRGGDLGALLRRHDDTMGYEERR from the coding sequence ATGCCGCCCGCTGACCCCGACGCCAACGCGGCGCTGCGGGCCCGCTTCGACGAGGTCCACGCGCAGTACACCCACCTGCGGGACAACGTGGGGGAGCTGCAGCGGGACCTGGCGGGCCTGGAGGTCTCCGTCGCCTCCGCCGACGGCATGGTCACCGTCGTGGTGGGCGCGCGCGGGCAGCTGCTGCGGCTGCGCCTGCACGAGCGGGCGTACGCGGCGCACCGGCCGGACCGGCTCGCCGAGCTGATCACCAAGACCACCCGCCGGGCCGAGCAGGCCGCCGTGGAGGCGACCGCGGAGCTGGTGGCGCGGGTCGTGCCCGCCGAGACCGGGGTGCCCGAGCTGCTGCGCGGCGGCGACCTGGGGGCGCTGCTGCGCCGCCACGACGACACCATGGGCTACGAGGAGCGGCGATGA
- the cmk gene encoding (d)CMP kinase: MAELRCVVAVDGPSGSGKSTVSRRLARRLDARYLDTGAMYRALTWAVLQAGVDLTDPDGIAKVAVDCELIITTDPERPSISVNGENVDGPIRGGEVTAAVSAVSAVPFVRQVLTARQRAIIEESARIVVEGRDIGTVVAPDADLKVFLTASSAERARRRSAETAGDHAATEADLARRDHLDSTRKVNPLQQAADAVVLDSTELGIDEVVSELYRLLTTRKAA; the protein is encoded by the coding sequence GTGGCTGAACTGCGCTGCGTGGTCGCGGTGGACGGGCCCTCGGGCTCGGGCAAGTCGACGGTGTCGCGTCGGCTGGCGCGTCGCCTGGACGCACGCTACCTCGACACCGGCGCCATGTACCGGGCGCTGACCTGGGCCGTGCTGCAGGCCGGGGTGGACCTCACCGACCCCGACGGCATCGCCAAGGTCGCCGTCGACTGCGAGCTGATCATCACGACCGACCCCGAGCGGCCCTCGATCAGCGTCAACGGCGAGAACGTGGACGGCCCGATCCGCGGCGGCGAGGTCACCGCGGCCGTGTCGGCGGTGTCCGCCGTGCCGTTCGTCCGGCAGGTGCTCACCGCTCGCCAGCGCGCGATCATCGAGGAGTCCGCCCGGATCGTGGTCGAGGGTCGCGACATCGGCACCGTGGTCGCCCCCGACGCCGACCTCAAGGTCTTCCTGACCGCCTCTTCCGCCGAGCGGGCGCGCCGTCGCAGCGCCGAGACCGCCGGCGACCACGCTGCGACCGAGGCCGACCTGGCCCGTCGTGATCACCTGGACTCCACCCGCAAGGTCAACCCGTTGCAGCAGGCCGCCGACGCGGTGGTGCTCGACTCGACCGAGCTGGGCATCGATGAGGTTGTCAGCGAGCTGTACCGGCTGCTGACAACGAGGAAGGCAGCATGA
- the der gene encoding ribosome biogenesis GTPase Der, whose translation MSNTEWTELEVVEQPLPEAPPTTPVITPQPVLAVVGRPNVGKSTLVNRIIGRRQAVVEDIPGVTRDRVAYDANWSGRKFTVVDTGGWEPDAKDRAAAIAAQAEAAIAAADVVLFVVDSSIGATDEDAAAVKMLRRSSKPVLLVANKADNQNMEYEVHDLWSLGLGQPWPVSALHGRGSGDLLDAVLEAFPKQAPLEDHVPGPRGPRRVALVGRPNVGKSSLLNRLAREERSVVDSAAGTTVDPVDSLVVIGGETWQFVDTAGLRKRVGKASGTEYFASLRTAAAIETSEVTVVLLDSSEVISEQDQRLLSMVSEAGRGVVLAFNKWDLVDADRRHYLDKEIDRELKRIPWALRVNISALTGRAVEKLAPALRQALASWEKRIPTGQLNQWLTALVQATPHPVRGGRAPRILFATQPSISPPKFVLFTTQPLDPGYIRFVERKLREEFGFEGSPIDISVKPRKEKGPGGRGKTHG comes from the coding sequence ATGAGCAACACAGAATGGACCGAGCTGGAGGTCGTCGAGCAGCCGCTGCCGGAGGCTCCGCCGACGACGCCGGTCATCACGCCGCAGCCGGTCCTGGCGGTGGTGGGTCGCCCCAACGTGGGCAAGTCCACCCTCGTCAACCGCATCATCGGCCGCCGTCAGGCGGTGGTCGAGGACATCCCCGGCGTGACCCGGGACCGGGTGGCGTACGACGCCAACTGGTCGGGCCGCAAGTTCACCGTCGTGGACACCGGCGGCTGGGAACCCGACGCCAAGGACCGCGCCGCGGCCATCGCCGCGCAGGCCGAGGCCGCCATCGCCGCGGCCGACGTGGTGCTGTTCGTGGTCGACTCGTCCATCGGCGCGACCGACGAGGACGCGGCCGCGGTGAAGATGCTGCGCCGCAGCTCCAAGCCGGTGCTGCTGGTGGCCAACAAGGCCGACAACCAGAACATGGAGTACGAGGTCCACGACCTGTGGTCGCTCGGCCTGGGTCAGCCGTGGCCCGTGTCGGCGCTGCACGGCCGCGGCTCCGGCGACCTGCTCGACGCGGTGCTCGAGGCGTTCCCGAAGCAGGCGCCGCTGGAGGACCACGTGCCCGGCCCGCGCGGCCCGCGCCGCGTGGCGCTGGTCGGCCGCCCCAACGTCGGCAAGTCCAGCCTGCTCAACCGGCTCGCCCGGGAGGAGCGCTCGGTCGTCGACTCCGCCGCCGGCACCACCGTCGACCCGGTCGACTCGCTGGTCGTCATCGGCGGCGAGACCTGGCAGTTCGTCGACACCGCCGGCCTGCGCAAGCGCGTCGGCAAGGCCAGCGGCACGGAGTACTTCGCCTCGCTGCGCACCGCCGCCGCGATCGAGACCTCCGAGGTCACCGTCGTGCTGCTGGACTCCAGCGAGGTCATCAGCGAGCAGGACCAGCGCCTGCTGTCGATGGTGTCCGAGGCCGGCCGCGGCGTGGTGCTCGCCTTCAACAAGTGGGACCTGGTCGACGCCGACCGGCGGCACTACCTGGACAAGGAGATCGACCGGGAGCTCAAGCGCATCCCGTGGGCGCTGCGCGTCAACATCTCCGCGCTGACCGGGCGGGCCGTCGAGAAGCTCGCGCCGGCGCTGCGCCAGGCGCTGGCCAGCTGGGAGAAGCGCATCCCGACCGGCCAGCTCAACCAGTGGCTGACCGCGCTGGTGCAGGCGACCCCGCACCCGGTGCGCGGCGGCCGGGCCCCGCGCATCCTGTTCGCGACCCAGCCCAGCATCTCCCCGCCGAAGTTCGTGCTGTTCACGACGCAGCCGCTGGACCCGGGCTACATCCGGTTCGTGGAGCGCAAGCTGCGCGAGGAGTTCGGCTTCGAGGGCAGCCCGATCGACATCTCGGTCAAGCCCCGCAAGGAGAAGGGCCCCGGCGGCCGCGGCAAGACCCACGGCTGA
- a CDS encoding helix-turn-helix domain-containing protein — MTAPADTFAAYVDVLAHALDEPDATGADLAGRLHLSRYHLDRLVAAVAGEPPGALRRRVLLERAAYRLATSTRTVLDVAIEAGYSSHEAFTRAFTRAYGTGPARWRRRPTGISLAAPNDVHFHPPAGLRLPGARKVHAMDLLLGMVDHHVWLLGRLLDRAAGLDDDTLDRGIELSVEGVDATTTLRSLLSRLVGQLDQWNAGMSGRDYDWSVEDEEPVAAMRARLAVAGPDFIGRVRAVSEADRLGDTFVDTVCVPPRVFTYGGMVAHVLTFAAHRRTLALGALRTAGVDDLGDGDPMSWFARAT, encoded by the coding sequence GTGACCGCACCCGCCGACACCTTCGCCGCCTACGTCGACGTGCTCGCCCACGCGCTCGACGAACCCGACGCCACCGGCGCGGACCTGGCCGGGCGGCTGCACCTGTCGCGATACCACCTCGACCGCCTCGTCGCGGCCGTGGCCGGCGAGCCACCGGGCGCGCTGCGCCGCCGGGTGCTGCTGGAACGGGCCGCGTATCGGCTGGCCACCAGCACGCGGACCGTGCTCGACGTGGCGATTGAGGCAGGTTACTCCTCACACGAGGCGTTCACCCGCGCTTTCACCCGGGCGTACGGCACCGGCCCGGCCCGCTGGCGGCGGCGGCCGACCGGCATCTCACTCGCCGCGCCCAACGACGTCCACTTCCATCCCCCGGCGGGCCTGCGCCTGCCGGGCGCGCGAAAGGTTCATGCCATGGATCTGCTGCTGGGTATGGTCGACCATCACGTCTGGCTGCTCGGCCGGCTGCTGGATCGCGCCGCCGGGCTCGACGACGACACCCTGGACCGCGGGATCGAACTGTCGGTCGAGGGCGTCGACGCGACGACGACGCTGCGCTCGCTACTGTCGCGCCTGGTCGGCCAGCTCGACCAGTGGAACGCCGGCATGTCGGGCCGGGACTACGACTGGTCGGTGGAAGACGAGGAGCCGGTCGCGGCCATGCGCGCCCGGCTGGCCGTGGCAGGCCCGGACTTCATCGGCCGAGTGCGTGCCGTGTCCGAGGCCGACCGCCTGGGCGACACGTTCGTCGACACGGTCTGCGTGCCGCCCCGCGTGTTCACGTACGGTGGGATGGTCGCGCACGTGCTCACCTTCGCGGCACACCGGCGGACCCTGGCCCTGGGCGCGCTGCGTACCGCTGGAGTCGACGACCTCGGCGACGGCGACCCGATGTCGTGGTTCGCCCGCGCCACCTGA
- a CDS encoding type III polyketide synthase: MIHIDESAPQVSAVRLAFPAHRYRQEEIVAEFTAMCLPGEHPGREVFARFGRTTGVQTRHLALPLDQYAGLTGFTQANDAFIEVAQELGEVALREALDAAGVRPDEVDLIATTSVTGLAVPSLDARLATRVGLRPDVKRLPLFGLGCVAGAAGVARLHDYLRAFPDHVAVLLAVELCSLTVQQEDTTPANLVASSLFGDGAAAVVMVGGRRAAAVPGRPRVLATRSRLYPDTEQVMGWRIGSSGFRIVLSNEVAPIAERFLGGDVRGFLADHDVDETDVATWICHPGGPKVIDTIEKILDLPSEALLPTRRSLAGRGNLSSVSVLDVLHEAMSGTPREDQPGLMIAMGPGFCSELVLLRW, translated from the coding sequence ATGATTCACATCGATGAGTCGGCGCCGCAGGTGTCGGCGGTGCGGCTGGCCTTCCCGGCGCATCGCTACCGCCAGGAGGAGATCGTCGCCGAGTTCACCGCGATGTGCCTGCCCGGCGAGCATCCGGGGCGCGAGGTGTTCGCCCGGTTCGGCCGGACCACCGGCGTGCAGACCCGCCACCTGGCGCTGCCGCTGGACCAGTACGCCGGGCTGACCGGGTTCACCCAGGCCAACGACGCGTTCATCGAGGTGGCCCAGGAACTGGGCGAGGTGGCGCTGCGTGAGGCGCTGGACGCGGCCGGGGTGCGCCCCGACGAGGTCGACCTCATCGCGACCACGAGCGTCACCGGGCTGGCCGTGCCGTCGCTGGACGCGCGCCTGGCCACGCGGGTCGGCCTGCGCCCCGACGTGAAGCGGCTGCCGCTGTTCGGGCTCGGCTGCGTCGCGGGCGCGGCCGGAGTGGCCCGCCTGCACGACTACCTGCGCGCCTTTCCGGACCACGTCGCAGTGCTGCTGGCGGTGGAGCTGTGCTCGCTGACCGTGCAGCAGGAGGACACCACGCCGGCCAATCTGGTCGCCTCCAGCCTGTTCGGAGACGGCGCAGCCGCGGTCGTCATGGTCGGCGGGCGACGGGCCGCCGCGGTGCCGGGCCGCCCGCGCGTGCTGGCCACCCGCAGCCGCCTCTACCCGGACACCGAGCAGGTCATGGGCTGGCGCATCGGGTCCAGCGGGTTCCGGATCGTGCTGTCCAACGAGGTCGCCCCGATCGCCGAGCGCTTCCTCGGCGGCGACGTGCGCGGCTTCCTGGCCGATCACGACGTCGACGAGACCGACGTCGCGACGTGGATCTGCCATCCCGGCGGCCCGAAGGTCATCGACACCATCGAGAAGATCCTCGACCTGCCCTCGGAGGCGCTGCTGCCGACCCGGCGCTCGCTGGCCGGGCGGGGCAACCTGTCGTCGGTGTCGGTGCTGGACGTGCTGCACGAGGCGATGAGCGGCACACCGCGCGAAGACCAGCCCGGACTCATGATCGCCATGGGGCCGGGGTTCTGCTCCGAACTCGTCCTGCTGAGGTGGTGA
- a CDS encoding isoprenylcysteine carboxyl methyltransferase family protein, with amino-acid sequence MLAYTLLIVAVAGERLVELVVSKRHAAWALANGGREYGRSHYPYMVALHTALLAGCLAEVWLLDRPFLPALGWTMLALVVASQALRWWCVTTLGRRWNTLVIVVPGLPLVDRGPYRWLKHPNYLAVVVEGFALPLVHSAWLTALTFTLLNFALLAVRIRVEDAALAEATA; translated from the coding sequence GTGCTCGCGTACACCCTGCTGATCGTGGCGGTGGCCGGCGAACGCCTGGTGGAACTGGTGGTGTCGAAGCGCCACGCGGCCTGGGCCCTGGCCAACGGCGGCCGTGAGTACGGCCGGAGCCACTACCCGTACATGGTCGCCCTGCACACCGCGCTGCTGGCCGGGTGCCTGGCCGAGGTGTGGCTGCTGGACCGGCCGTTCCTGCCCGCGCTCGGCTGGACCATGCTGGCGCTGGTCGTCGCGAGCCAGGCGCTGCGCTGGTGGTGCGTGACGACCCTGGGCCGGCGGTGGAACACCCTGGTCATCGTCGTGCCGGGGCTGCCGCTGGTGGACCGCGGGCCGTACCGCTGGCTCAAGCACCCCAACTACCTGGCCGTCGTGGTCGAGGGCTTCGCCCTGCCGCTGGTGCACAGCGCCTGGCTCACCGCGCTGACCTTCACCCTGCTCAACTTCGCCCTGCTGGCCGTGCGCATCCGGGTGGAGGACGCGGCCCTGGCCGAGGCCACCGCGTGA
- a CDS encoding NAD(P)/FAD-dependent oxidoreductase, translating to MSFDADLLVAGGGPAGLATALLARRAGMSVVVAEPRADPIDKACGEGLMPGGLARLLALGVDPAGVPFHGIAYRAGRRAAHARFAAGPGRGVRRTTLQAALRERAAQAGIGWVAGRVAGLRQDAHGVEAAGVRARWLVGADGLHSRVRREAGIASAAGTPARFGQRRHYPVAPWSDLVEVWWSAHAEAYVTPVAPDLVGVAILHRRSGLGYETLLDGFPELKARLGGAAPAGPVRGAGPLRRTVQARVSGRVLLVGDAAGYEDALTGEGVSLALNQAEAAVSALSSGDLAGYEAQWRRRTRTYRLLTRGLVLLTAARPVRGAVVPICVAVPPLFRGAVNVLAG from the coding sequence GTGAGCTTCGACGCCGACCTGCTGGTCGCGGGTGGCGGACCGGCCGGGCTGGCCACGGCGCTGCTGGCCCGGCGGGCGGGGATGTCGGTGGTGGTCGCCGAGCCGCGCGCCGACCCGATCGACAAGGCCTGCGGCGAGGGGCTGATGCCCGGCGGGCTGGCCCGGCTGCTGGCGCTCGGCGTCGACCCGGCGGGGGTCCCGTTCCACGGCATCGCCTACCGGGCAGGACGGCGTGCGGCCCACGCCCGCTTCGCGGCCGGGCCGGGCCGCGGGGTCCGCCGCACCACCCTGCAGGCCGCGCTGCGCGAGCGCGCGGCACAGGCCGGGATCGGCTGGGTGGCCGGGCGCGTCGCCGGGTTGCGGCAGGACGCGCACGGCGTCGAGGCGGCCGGGGTACGCGCGCGCTGGCTGGTCGGCGCCGACGGCCTGCACTCGCGGGTACGCCGGGAGGCGGGCATCGCCTCGGCGGCCGGCACCCCGGCGCGCTTCGGGCAGCGCCGGCACTACCCGGTCGCGCCCTGGTCGGACCTGGTCGAGGTGTGGTGGTCGGCGCACGCCGAGGCCTACGTCACCCCGGTCGCGCCCGACCTGGTCGGGGTCGCCATCCTGCACCGCCGGTCCGGGCTGGGCTACGAGACGCTGCTCGACGGGTTCCCCGAGCTGAAGGCCCGGCTCGGCGGCGCGGCGCCGGCCGGACCGGTGCGTGGGGCCGGTCCGCTGCGCCGCACCGTCCAGGCCCGGGTCAGCGGCCGGGTGCTGCTCGTCGGCGACGCCGCCGGCTACGAGGACGCGCTCACCGGCGAGGGGGTCAGCCTGGCCCTGAACCAGGCCGAGGCGGCGGTGTCCGCGCTGAGCAGCGGCGACCTGGCCGGCTATGAGGCGCAGTGGCGGCGGCGCACCCGCACCTACCGCCTGCTCACCCGCGGGCTGGTGCTGCTGACCGCGGCCCGCCCGGTGCGCGGCGCGGTGGTGCCGATCTGCGTGGCGGTCCCGCCGCTGTTCCGCGGCGCGGTGAACGTGCTGGCCGGATAG
- the mscL gene encoding large conductance mechanosensitive channel protein MscL: MLSGFKNFIMRGNVVDLAVGVVIGAAFTSLVTAFTDAFLNPVIDFIGAPNKETGLSVALGKGQLDFGAFLSAVITFVMTAAVLYFLVVLPMNKLAERRNKGKEPEPAPITEDIRLLTEIRDALVAGRVPAQAVRHENDHPADR; this comes from the coding sequence ATGTTGAGCGGCTTCAAGAACTTCATCATGCGTGGCAACGTCGTCGACCTGGCGGTCGGTGTGGTCATCGGCGCGGCGTTCACCAGTCTGGTCACCGCGTTCACGGACGCGTTCCTGAACCCCGTGATCGACTTCATCGGCGCTCCGAACAAGGAGACCGGCCTCTCGGTCGCACTGGGCAAGGGTCAGCTCGACTTCGGGGCCTTCCTGAGCGCAGTGATCACCTTCGTGATGACTGCCGCGGTGCTCTACTTCCTGGTCGTGCTGCCGATGAACAAGCTGGCCGAGCGCCGCAACAAGGGCAAGGAGCCCGAGCCCGCGCCGATCACCGAGGACATCCGGCTGCTCACCGAGATCCGTGACGCGCTGGTCGCCGGCCGGGTGCCCGCGCAGGCCGTCCGCCACGAGAACGACCACCCCGCCGACCGCTGA